From a single Molothrus ater isolate BHLD 08-10-18 breed brown headed cowbird chromosome Z, BPBGC_Mater_1.1, whole genome shotgun sequence genomic region:
- the SHLD3 gene encoding shieldin complex subunit 3 — translation MEVVLHYRPHQRDLIKLQKFAEAAVKEFPIRQLPRFAPWFPNDLRRLPLKPKKQAPVISCEEVEELKQLSTPSEYVTGSPDYDCTKNLFEFHSVMKHGPTLIQAQAVHRPINLDCQGEPPPNGKQKLKRSWSVSLPRAKLREKIHPLSQELQNNLERLKLHAFCRAKWTIEQSLCKNQNLEDIWVQLNRLIKQNELPSCNATIQRSVGQIWIFCDILYCEYVRNILREKLSLTDKMNLLVHKYGIIFSL, via the coding sequence ATGGAAGTGGTCTTGCACTATCGACCACATCAGAGAGATCTAATAAAATTGCAGAAAtttgcagaagcagcagtgaaggaGTTTCCCATTCGCCAATTACCAAGATTTGCACCCTGGTTTCCAAATGATTTACGCAGACTTCCCCTCAAACCAAAAAAGCAGGCACCTGTTATTTCTTGTGAGGAAGTGGAAGAATTGAAACAGCTTTCTACACCTTCAGAATATGTTACAGGATCTCCTGACTATGACTGCACAAAAAATCTCTTTGAGTTTCACTCTGTCATGAAACATGGTCCAACTTTAATCCAAGCACAGGCTGTTCACAGACCAATTAACTTGGACTGTCAAGGAGAACCACCACCTAACggaaaacagaaattgaaaaGGTCTTGGAGTGTCTCTCTCCCTAGAGCTAAACTCAGAGAAAAGATTCATCCTTTATCTCAAGAATTGCAGAATAATTTGGAAAGACTAAAGCTGCATGCATTTTGTAGAGCCAAGTGGACAATTGAACAGTCTCTTtgtaaaaatcagaatttggaGGACATATGGGTACAATTGAATAGACTCATTAAACAGAATGAATTGCCATCTTGCAATGCTACTATCCAAAGATCTGTGGGACAGATATGGATTTTCTGTGATATATTATACTGTGAATATGTTAGAAATATTCTCAGGGAAAAGCTTAGCCTTACAGATAAAATGAATTTGCTTGTACATAAATATGGAATTATATTTAGTTTATAA